The proteins below come from a single Takifugu flavidus isolate HTHZ2018 chromosome 6, ASM371156v2, whole genome shotgun sequence genomic window:
- the rbm47 gene encoding RNA-binding protein 47 isoform X1, with product MTAEDPTPSSAMSHNTAPSKASSASHHSFHGQVSIPEGVVGTPNEAALVALMERTGYGMVQENGQRKYGPPPGWNGPSPPRGCEIFVGKIPRDVYEDELVPVFESVGRIYEMRLMMDFDGKNRGYAFVMYTEKHEAKRAVRELNNYEVRPGRLLGVCSSVDNCRLFIGGIPKTKKREEILEEVSKVTEGVIDVIVYASAADKMKNRGFAFVEYESHRAAAMARRKLMPGRIQLWGHQIAVDWAEPEIDVDEDVMETVKILYVRNLMMETSEETIRKVFSQWNPGCVERVKKIRDYAFVHFNSRDDAVLAMNHLNGTEVEGSCIEVTLAKPVDKEQYSRQKASKGAPATPEATQQNYVYQCDPYTLAYYGYPYNTLIGPNREYFIKGSQMIQNHAGTVRGRGRPIAGNRTPGPRGSYLGGYSAGRGIYSRYHDGKTKQPEKPHELMPSLELAASVNPVGIKPGTMALSALGAQYPVFSAPPAAKLMEEGKVHTVEHLINPLAMQHPEHTNTPAAATVLPAVSTPPPFQGRPITPVYAMAHNVQRIPTAGGLYGAGYIPIANYAANSAALAALQKNAAVAAAAYGGYSTYTVPQAFPTTAFQLPIHDVYQTY from the exons ATGACAGCAGAAGATCCCACTCCCTCCTCTGCAATGAGCCACAACACTGCCCCCTCCAAAGCCTCCAGTGCCTCCCACCATTCCTTTCACGGACAGGTCAGCATTCCAGAAGGTGTCGTGGGTACCCCCAATGAGGCTGCGCTGGTGGCGTTAATGGAACGCACTGGCTATGGTATGGTTCAGGAGAATGGTCAGCGCAAATATGGCCCCCCTCCCGGATGGAATGGCCCATCTCCACCACGGGGATGTGAGATATTCGTGGGCAAGATCCCAAGGGACGTTTATGAGGATGAGCTGGTCCCAGTGTTTGAATCTGTTGGACGAATCTATGAGATGCGGCTTATGATGGACTTTGATGGGAAGAACAGAGGGTATGCCTTTGTGATGTACACCGAAAAACACGAGGCTAAACGGGCTGTTCGTGAGCTCAACAATTATGAGGTGCGCCCTGGGCGACTGCTGGGAGTCTGCTCCTCTGTGGACAACTGCCGCCTTTTCATTGGGGGCATCCCCAAAACCAAGAAACGtgaggagatcctggaggagGTCTCTAAGGTGACTGAAGGGGTAATAGATGTGATAGTCTACGCCAGTGCGGCAGATAAGATGAAGAACCGAGGTTTTGCATTTGTAGAGTACGAGTCCCACCGCGCAGCAGCGATGGCTCGCAGGAAGCTGATGCCTGGACGCATCCAGCTCTGGGGCCATCAGATTGCGGTGGACTGGGCCGAGCCAGAGATTGACGTGGATGAGGATGTTATGGAGACAGTGAAGATCCTCTATGTAAGGAATCTTATGATGGAAACCAGCGAAGAGACAATCAGAAAG GTGTTTAGCCAGTGGAATCCTGGATGTGTTGAGCGGGTGAAGAAAATCCGAGACTACGCTTTCGTCCACTTTAACTCTAGAGACGATGCAGTCCTGGCAATGAACCACCTCAATGGCACCGAGGTTGAAGGCTCCTGCATAGAGGTGACGCTCGCCAAGCCGGTGGATAAAGAGCAGTACTCACGCCAAAAGGCCTCCAAGGGGGCCCCCGCCACTCCAGAAGCTACTCAACAAAATTATGTTTACCAGTGTGATCCATATACATTGGCCTACTATGGTTATCCCTACAACACTCTAATTGGACCCAACAGGGAATACTTCATCAAAG GATCCCAAATGATACAGAACCATG CAGGTACTGTGCGAGGTCGAGGTCGCCCCATCGCAGGTAATCGTACCCCTGGACCACGGGGGTCTTACCTGGGGGGTTACTCTGCTGGTCGTGGCATCTACAGCCGCTACCATGACGGCAAGACCAAACAGCCTGAAAAACCCCATGAGCTGATGCCCAGTTTGGAGCTTGCTGCCTCTGTCAACCCTGTTGGCATCAAGCCTGGCACAA TGGCTCTGTCGGCTCTGGGCGCTCAGTACCCAGTGTTCAGTGCACCACCTGCAGCCAAGCTGATGGAGGAAGGGAAGGTGCACACAGTGGAGCACCTTATCAATCCTCTGGCCATGCAACACCCTGAGCACACCaacactcctgctgctgccacagtccttcctgctgtctccactcctccacccttCCAG GGCCGTCCTATCACCCCCGTCTATGCAATGGCCCATAATGTACAGCGTATTCCAACAGCTGGGGGCCTGTATGGAGCGGGTTACATCCCAATTGCAAACTACGCTGCCAACTCTGCAGCTCTGGCAGCTCTGCAGAAGAACGCAGCGGTTGCAGCTGCAGCGTATGGAGGATACTCCACCTACACCGTCCCACAAGCCTTCCCAACAACCGCCTTCCAGCTGCCTATCCACGATGTCTACCAGACATATTGA
- the rbm47 gene encoding RNA-binding protein 47 isoform X3: MTAEDPTPSSAMSHNTAPSKASSASHHSFHGQVSIPEGVVGTPNEAALVALMERTGYGMVQENGQRKYGPPPGWNGPSPPRGCEIFVGKIPRDVYEDELVPVFESVGRIYEMRLMMDFDGKNRGYAFVMYTEKHEAKRAVRELNNYEVRPGRLLGVCSSVDNCRLFIGGIPKTKKREEILEEVSKVTEGVIDVIVYASAADKMKNRGFAFVEYESHRAAAMARRKLMPGRIQLWGHQIAVDWAEPEIDVDEDVMETVKILYVRNLMMETSEETIRKVFSQWNPGCVERVKKIRDYAFVHFNSRDDAVLAMNHLNGTEVEGSCIEVTLAKPVDKEQYSRQKASKGAPATPEATQQNYVYQCDPYTLAYYGYPYNTLIGPNREYFIKAGTVRGRGRPIAGNRTPGPRGSYLGGYSAGRGIYSRYHDGKTKQPEKPHELMPSLELAASVNPVGIKPGTMALSALGAQYPVFSAPPAAKLMEEGKVHTVEHLINPLAMQHPEHTNTPAAATVLPAVSTPPPFQGRPITPVYAMAHNVQRIPTAGGLYGAGYIPIANYAANSAALAALQKNAAVAAAAYGGYSTYTVPQAFPTTAFQLPIHDVYQTY, encoded by the exons ATGACAGCAGAAGATCCCACTCCCTCCTCTGCAATGAGCCACAACACTGCCCCCTCCAAAGCCTCCAGTGCCTCCCACCATTCCTTTCACGGACAGGTCAGCATTCCAGAAGGTGTCGTGGGTACCCCCAATGAGGCTGCGCTGGTGGCGTTAATGGAACGCACTGGCTATGGTATGGTTCAGGAGAATGGTCAGCGCAAATATGGCCCCCCTCCCGGATGGAATGGCCCATCTCCACCACGGGGATGTGAGATATTCGTGGGCAAGATCCCAAGGGACGTTTATGAGGATGAGCTGGTCCCAGTGTTTGAATCTGTTGGACGAATCTATGAGATGCGGCTTATGATGGACTTTGATGGGAAGAACAGAGGGTATGCCTTTGTGATGTACACCGAAAAACACGAGGCTAAACGGGCTGTTCGTGAGCTCAACAATTATGAGGTGCGCCCTGGGCGACTGCTGGGAGTCTGCTCCTCTGTGGACAACTGCCGCCTTTTCATTGGGGGCATCCCCAAAACCAAGAAACGtgaggagatcctggaggagGTCTCTAAGGTGACTGAAGGGGTAATAGATGTGATAGTCTACGCCAGTGCGGCAGATAAGATGAAGAACCGAGGTTTTGCATTTGTAGAGTACGAGTCCCACCGCGCAGCAGCGATGGCTCGCAGGAAGCTGATGCCTGGACGCATCCAGCTCTGGGGCCATCAGATTGCGGTGGACTGGGCCGAGCCAGAGATTGACGTGGATGAGGATGTTATGGAGACAGTGAAGATCCTCTATGTAAGGAATCTTATGATGGAAACCAGCGAAGAGACAATCAGAAAG GTGTTTAGCCAGTGGAATCCTGGATGTGTTGAGCGGGTGAAGAAAATCCGAGACTACGCTTTCGTCCACTTTAACTCTAGAGACGATGCAGTCCTGGCAATGAACCACCTCAATGGCACCGAGGTTGAAGGCTCCTGCATAGAGGTGACGCTCGCCAAGCCGGTGGATAAAGAGCAGTACTCACGCCAAAAGGCCTCCAAGGGGGCCCCCGCCACTCCAGAAGCTACTCAACAAAATTATGTTTACCAGTGTGATCCATATACATTGGCCTACTATGGTTATCCCTACAACACTCTAATTGGACCCAACAGGGAATACTTCATCAAAG CAGGTACTGTGCGAGGTCGAGGTCGCCCCATCGCAGGTAATCGTACCCCTGGACCACGGGGGTCTTACCTGGGGGGTTACTCTGCTGGTCGTGGCATCTACAGCCGCTACCATGACGGCAAGACCAAACAGCCTGAAAAACCCCATGAGCTGATGCCCAGTTTGGAGCTTGCTGCCTCTGTCAACCCTGTTGGCATCAAGCCTGGCACAA TGGCTCTGTCGGCTCTGGGCGCTCAGTACCCAGTGTTCAGTGCACCACCTGCAGCCAAGCTGATGGAGGAAGGGAAGGTGCACACAGTGGAGCACCTTATCAATCCTCTGGCCATGCAACACCCTGAGCACACCaacactcctgctgctgccacagtccttcctgctgtctccactcctccacccttCCAG GGCCGTCCTATCACCCCCGTCTATGCAATGGCCCATAATGTACAGCGTATTCCAACAGCTGGGGGCCTGTATGGAGCGGGTTACATCCCAATTGCAAACTACGCTGCCAACTCTGCAGCTCTGGCAGCTCTGCAGAAGAACGCAGCGGTTGCAGCTGCAGCGTATGGAGGATACTCCACCTACACCGTCCCACAAGCCTTCCCAACAACCGCCTTCCAGCTGCCTATCCACGATGTCTACCAGACATATTGA
- the rbm47 gene encoding RNA-binding protein 47 isoform X2, giving the protein MTAEDPTPSSAMSHNTAPSKASSASHHSFHGQVSIPEGVVGTPNEAALVALMERTGYGMVQENGQRKYGPPPGWNGPSPPRGCEIFVGKIPRDVYEDELVPVFESVGRIYEMRLMMDFDGKNRGYAFVMYTEKHEAKRAVRELNNYEVRPGRLLGVCSSVDNCRLFIGGIPKTKKREEILEEVSKVTEGVIDVIVYASAADKMKNRGFAFVEYESHRAAAMARRKLMPGRIQLWGHQIAVDWAEPEIDVDEDVMETVKILYVRNLMMETSEETIRKVFSQWNPGCVERVKKIRDYAFVHFNSRDDAVLAMNHLNGTEVEGSCIEVTLAKPVDKEQYSRQKASKGAPATPEATQQNYVYQCDPYTLAYYGYPYNTLIGPNREYFIKGSQMIQNHGTVRGRGRPIAGNRTPGPRGSYLGGYSAGRGIYSRYHDGKTKQPEKPHELMPSLELAASVNPVGIKPGTMALSALGAQYPVFSAPPAAKLMEEGKVHTVEHLINPLAMQHPEHTNTPAAATVLPAVSTPPPFQGRPITPVYAMAHNVQRIPTAGGLYGAGYIPIANYAANSAALAALQKNAAVAAAAYGGYSTYTVPQAFPTTAFQLPIHDVYQTY; this is encoded by the exons ATGACAGCAGAAGATCCCACTCCCTCCTCTGCAATGAGCCACAACACTGCCCCCTCCAAAGCCTCCAGTGCCTCCCACCATTCCTTTCACGGACAGGTCAGCATTCCAGAAGGTGTCGTGGGTACCCCCAATGAGGCTGCGCTGGTGGCGTTAATGGAACGCACTGGCTATGGTATGGTTCAGGAGAATGGTCAGCGCAAATATGGCCCCCCTCCCGGATGGAATGGCCCATCTCCACCACGGGGATGTGAGATATTCGTGGGCAAGATCCCAAGGGACGTTTATGAGGATGAGCTGGTCCCAGTGTTTGAATCTGTTGGACGAATCTATGAGATGCGGCTTATGATGGACTTTGATGGGAAGAACAGAGGGTATGCCTTTGTGATGTACACCGAAAAACACGAGGCTAAACGGGCTGTTCGTGAGCTCAACAATTATGAGGTGCGCCCTGGGCGACTGCTGGGAGTCTGCTCCTCTGTGGACAACTGCCGCCTTTTCATTGGGGGCATCCCCAAAACCAAGAAACGtgaggagatcctggaggagGTCTCTAAGGTGACTGAAGGGGTAATAGATGTGATAGTCTACGCCAGTGCGGCAGATAAGATGAAGAACCGAGGTTTTGCATTTGTAGAGTACGAGTCCCACCGCGCAGCAGCGATGGCTCGCAGGAAGCTGATGCCTGGACGCATCCAGCTCTGGGGCCATCAGATTGCGGTGGACTGGGCCGAGCCAGAGATTGACGTGGATGAGGATGTTATGGAGACAGTGAAGATCCTCTATGTAAGGAATCTTATGATGGAAACCAGCGAAGAGACAATCAGAAAG GTGTTTAGCCAGTGGAATCCTGGATGTGTTGAGCGGGTGAAGAAAATCCGAGACTACGCTTTCGTCCACTTTAACTCTAGAGACGATGCAGTCCTGGCAATGAACCACCTCAATGGCACCGAGGTTGAAGGCTCCTGCATAGAGGTGACGCTCGCCAAGCCGGTGGATAAAGAGCAGTACTCACGCCAAAAGGCCTCCAAGGGGGCCCCCGCCACTCCAGAAGCTACTCAACAAAATTATGTTTACCAGTGTGATCCATATACATTGGCCTACTATGGTTATCCCTACAACACTCTAATTGGACCCAACAGGGAATACTTCATCAAAG GATCCCAAATGATACAGAACCATG GTACTGTGCGAGGTCGAGGTCGCCCCATCGCAGGTAATCGTACCCCTGGACCACGGGGGTCTTACCTGGGGGGTTACTCTGCTGGTCGTGGCATCTACAGCCGCTACCATGACGGCAAGACCAAACAGCCTGAAAAACCCCATGAGCTGATGCCCAGTTTGGAGCTTGCTGCCTCTGTCAACCCTGTTGGCATCAAGCCTGGCACAA TGGCTCTGTCGGCTCTGGGCGCTCAGTACCCAGTGTTCAGTGCACCACCTGCAGCCAAGCTGATGGAGGAAGGGAAGGTGCACACAGTGGAGCACCTTATCAATCCTCTGGCCATGCAACACCCTGAGCACACCaacactcctgctgctgccacagtccttcctgctgtctccactcctccacccttCCAG GGCCGTCCTATCACCCCCGTCTATGCAATGGCCCATAATGTACAGCGTATTCCAACAGCTGGGGGCCTGTATGGAGCGGGTTACATCCCAATTGCAAACTACGCTGCCAACTCTGCAGCTCTGGCAGCTCTGCAGAAGAACGCAGCGGTTGCAGCTGCAGCGTATGGAGGATACTCCACCTACACCGTCCCACAAGCCTTCCCAACAACCGCCTTCCAGCTGCCTATCCACGATGTCTACCAGACATATTGA
- the rbm47 gene encoding RNA-binding protein 47 isoform X4: protein MTAEDPTPSSAMSHNTAPSKASSASHHSFHGQVSIPEGVVGTPNEAALVALMERTGYGMVQENGQRKYGPPPGWNGPSPPRGCEIFVGKIPRDVYEDELVPVFESVGRIYEMRLMMDFDGKNRGYAFVMYTEKHEAKRAVRELNNYEVRPGRLLGVCSSVDNCRLFIGGIPKTKKREEILEEVSKVTEGVIDVIVYASAADKMKNRGFAFVEYESHRAAAMARRKLMPGRIQLWGHQIAVDWAEPEIDVDEDVMETVKILYVRNLMMETSEETIRKVFSQWNPGCVERVKKIRDYAFVHFNSRDDAVLAMNHLNGTEVEGSCIEVTLAKPVDKEQYSRQKASKGAPATPEATQQNYVYQCDPYTLAYYGYPYNTLIGPNREYFIKGTVRGRGRPIAGNRTPGPRGSYLGGYSAGRGIYSRYHDGKTKQPEKPHELMPSLELAASVNPVGIKPGTMALSALGAQYPVFSAPPAAKLMEEGKVHTVEHLINPLAMQHPEHTNTPAAATVLPAVSTPPPFQGRPITPVYAMAHNVQRIPTAGGLYGAGYIPIANYAANSAALAALQKNAAVAAAAYGGYSTYTVPQAFPTTAFQLPIHDVYQTY from the exons ATGACAGCAGAAGATCCCACTCCCTCCTCTGCAATGAGCCACAACACTGCCCCCTCCAAAGCCTCCAGTGCCTCCCACCATTCCTTTCACGGACAGGTCAGCATTCCAGAAGGTGTCGTGGGTACCCCCAATGAGGCTGCGCTGGTGGCGTTAATGGAACGCACTGGCTATGGTATGGTTCAGGAGAATGGTCAGCGCAAATATGGCCCCCCTCCCGGATGGAATGGCCCATCTCCACCACGGGGATGTGAGATATTCGTGGGCAAGATCCCAAGGGACGTTTATGAGGATGAGCTGGTCCCAGTGTTTGAATCTGTTGGACGAATCTATGAGATGCGGCTTATGATGGACTTTGATGGGAAGAACAGAGGGTATGCCTTTGTGATGTACACCGAAAAACACGAGGCTAAACGGGCTGTTCGTGAGCTCAACAATTATGAGGTGCGCCCTGGGCGACTGCTGGGAGTCTGCTCCTCTGTGGACAACTGCCGCCTTTTCATTGGGGGCATCCCCAAAACCAAGAAACGtgaggagatcctggaggagGTCTCTAAGGTGACTGAAGGGGTAATAGATGTGATAGTCTACGCCAGTGCGGCAGATAAGATGAAGAACCGAGGTTTTGCATTTGTAGAGTACGAGTCCCACCGCGCAGCAGCGATGGCTCGCAGGAAGCTGATGCCTGGACGCATCCAGCTCTGGGGCCATCAGATTGCGGTGGACTGGGCCGAGCCAGAGATTGACGTGGATGAGGATGTTATGGAGACAGTGAAGATCCTCTATGTAAGGAATCTTATGATGGAAACCAGCGAAGAGACAATCAGAAAG GTGTTTAGCCAGTGGAATCCTGGATGTGTTGAGCGGGTGAAGAAAATCCGAGACTACGCTTTCGTCCACTTTAACTCTAGAGACGATGCAGTCCTGGCAATGAACCACCTCAATGGCACCGAGGTTGAAGGCTCCTGCATAGAGGTGACGCTCGCCAAGCCGGTGGATAAAGAGCAGTACTCACGCCAAAAGGCCTCCAAGGGGGCCCCCGCCACTCCAGAAGCTACTCAACAAAATTATGTTTACCAGTGTGATCCATATACATTGGCCTACTATGGTTATCCCTACAACACTCTAATTGGACCCAACAGGGAATACTTCATCAAAG GTACTGTGCGAGGTCGAGGTCGCCCCATCGCAGGTAATCGTACCCCTGGACCACGGGGGTCTTACCTGGGGGGTTACTCTGCTGGTCGTGGCATCTACAGCCGCTACCATGACGGCAAGACCAAACAGCCTGAAAAACCCCATGAGCTGATGCCCAGTTTGGAGCTTGCTGCCTCTGTCAACCCTGTTGGCATCAAGCCTGGCACAA TGGCTCTGTCGGCTCTGGGCGCTCAGTACCCAGTGTTCAGTGCACCACCTGCAGCCAAGCTGATGGAGGAAGGGAAGGTGCACACAGTGGAGCACCTTATCAATCCTCTGGCCATGCAACACCCTGAGCACACCaacactcctgctgctgccacagtccttcctgctgtctccactcctccacccttCCAG GGCCGTCCTATCACCCCCGTCTATGCAATGGCCCATAATGTACAGCGTATTCCAACAGCTGGGGGCCTGTATGGAGCGGGTTACATCCCAATTGCAAACTACGCTGCCAACTCTGCAGCTCTGGCAGCTCTGCAGAAGAACGCAGCGGTTGCAGCTGCAGCGTATGGAGGATACTCCACCTACACCGTCCCACAAGCCTTCCCAACAACCGCCTTCCAGCTGCCTATCCACGATGTCTACCAGACATATTGA
- the rbm47 gene encoding RNA-binding protein 47 isoform X6, with amino-acid sequence MTAEDPTPSSAMSHNTAPSKASSASHHSFHGQVSIPEGVVGTPNEAALVALMERTGYGMVQENGQRKYGPPPGWNGPSPPRGCEIFVGKIPRDVYEDELVPVFESVGRIYEMRLMMDFDGKNRGYAFVMYTEKHEAKRAVRELNNYEVRPGRLLGVCSSVDNCRLFIGGIPKTKKREEILEEVSKVTEGVIDVIVYASAADKMKNRGFAFVEYESHRAAAMARRKLMPGRIQLWGHQIAVDWAEPEIDVDEDVMETVKILYVRNLMMETSEETIRKVFSQWNPGCVERVKKIRDYAFVHFNSRDDAVLAMNHLNGTEVEGSCIEVTLAKPVDKEQYSRQKASKGAPATPEATQQNYVYQCDPYTLAYYGYPYNTLIGPNREYFIKVALSALGAQYPVFSAPPAAKLMEEGKVHTVEHLINPLAMQHPEHTNTPAAATVLPAVSTPPPFQGRPITPVYAMAHNVQRIPTAGGLYGAGYIPIANYAANSAALAALQKNAAVAAAAYGGYSTYTVPQAFPTTAFQLPIHDVYQTY; translated from the exons ATGACAGCAGAAGATCCCACTCCCTCCTCTGCAATGAGCCACAACACTGCCCCCTCCAAAGCCTCCAGTGCCTCCCACCATTCCTTTCACGGACAGGTCAGCATTCCAGAAGGTGTCGTGGGTACCCCCAATGAGGCTGCGCTGGTGGCGTTAATGGAACGCACTGGCTATGGTATGGTTCAGGAGAATGGTCAGCGCAAATATGGCCCCCCTCCCGGATGGAATGGCCCATCTCCACCACGGGGATGTGAGATATTCGTGGGCAAGATCCCAAGGGACGTTTATGAGGATGAGCTGGTCCCAGTGTTTGAATCTGTTGGACGAATCTATGAGATGCGGCTTATGATGGACTTTGATGGGAAGAACAGAGGGTATGCCTTTGTGATGTACACCGAAAAACACGAGGCTAAACGGGCTGTTCGTGAGCTCAACAATTATGAGGTGCGCCCTGGGCGACTGCTGGGAGTCTGCTCCTCTGTGGACAACTGCCGCCTTTTCATTGGGGGCATCCCCAAAACCAAGAAACGtgaggagatcctggaggagGTCTCTAAGGTGACTGAAGGGGTAATAGATGTGATAGTCTACGCCAGTGCGGCAGATAAGATGAAGAACCGAGGTTTTGCATTTGTAGAGTACGAGTCCCACCGCGCAGCAGCGATGGCTCGCAGGAAGCTGATGCCTGGACGCATCCAGCTCTGGGGCCATCAGATTGCGGTGGACTGGGCCGAGCCAGAGATTGACGTGGATGAGGATGTTATGGAGACAGTGAAGATCCTCTATGTAAGGAATCTTATGATGGAAACCAGCGAAGAGACAATCAGAAAG GTGTTTAGCCAGTGGAATCCTGGATGTGTTGAGCGGGTGAAGAAAATCCGAGACTACGCTTTCGTCCACTTTAACTCTAGAGACGATGCAGTCCTGGCAATGAACCACCTCAATGGCACCGAGGTTGAAGGCTCCTGCATAGAGGTGACGCTCGCCAAGCCGGTGGATAAAGAGCAGTACTCACGCCAAAAGGCCTCCAAGGGGGCCCCCGCCACTCCAGAAGCTACTCAACAAAATTATGTTTACCAGTGTGATCCATATACATTGGCCTACTATGGTTATCCCTACAACACTCTAATTGGACCCAACAGGGAATACTTCATCAAAG TGGCTCTGTCGGCTCTGGGCGCTCAGTACCCAGTGTTCAGTGCACCACCTGCAGCCAAGCTGATGGAGGAAGGGAAGGTGCACACAGTGGAGCACCTTATCAATCCTCTGGCCATGCAACACCCTGAGCACACCaacactcctgctgctgccacagtccttcctgctgtctccactcctccacccttCCAG GGCCGTCCTATCACCCCCGTCTATGCAATGGCCCATAATGTACAGCGTATTCCAACAGCTGGGGGCCTGTATGGAGCGGGTTACATCCCAATTGCAAACTACGCTGCCAACTCTGCAGCTCTGGCAGCTCTGCAGAAGAACGCAGCGGTTGCAGCTGCAGCGTATGGAGGATACTCCACCTACACCGTCCCACAAGCCTTCCCAACAACCGCCTTCCAGCTGCCTATCCACGATGTCTACCAGACATATTGA
- the rbm47 gene encoding RNA-binding protein 47 isoform X5 codes for MTAEDPTPSSAMSHNTAPSKASSASHHSFHGQVSIPEGVVGTPNEAALVALMERTGYGMVQENGQRKYGPPPGWNGPSPPRGCEIFVGKIPRDVYEDELVPVFESVGRIYEMRLMMDFDGKNRGYAFVMYTEKHEAKRAVRELNNYEVRPGRLLGVCSSVDNCRLFIGGIPKTKKREEILEEVSKVTEGVIDVIVYASAADKMKNRGFAFVEYESHRAAAMARRKLMPGRIQLWGHQIAVDWAEPEIDVDEDVMETVKILYVRNLMMETSEETIRKVFSQWNPGCVERVKKIRDYAFVHFNSRDDAVLAMNHLNGTEVEGSCIEVTLAKPVDKEQYSRQKASKGAPATPEATQQNYVYQCDPYTLAYYGYPYNTLIGPNREYFIKGSQMIQNHVALSALGAQYPVFSAPPAAKLMEEGKVHTVEHLINPLAMQHPEHTNTPAAATVLPAVSTPPPFQGRPITPVYAMAHNVQRIPTAGGLYGAGYIPIANYAANSAALAALQKNAAVAAAAYGGYSTYTVPQAFPTTAFQLPIHDVYQTY; via the exons ATGACAGCAGAAGATCCCACTCCCTCCTCTGCAATGAGCCACAACACTGCCCCCTCCAAAGCCTCCAGTGCCTCCCACCATTCCTTTCACGGACAGGTCAGCATTCCAGAAGGTGTCGTGGGTACCCCCAATGAGGCTGCGCTGGTGGCGTTAATGGAACGCACTGGCTATGGTATGGTTCAGGAGAATGGTCAGCGCAAATATGGCCCCCCTCCCGGATGGAATGGCCCATCTCCACCACGGGGATGTGAGATATTCGTGGGCAAGATCCCAAGGGACGTTTATGAGGATGAGCTGGTCCCAGTGTTTGAATCTGTTGGACGAATCTATGAGATGCGGCTTATGATGGACTTTGATGGGAAGAACAGAGGGTATGCCTTTGTGATGTACACCGAAAAACACGAGGCTAAACGGGCTGTTCGTGAGCTCAACAATTATGAGGTGCGCCCTGGGCGACTGCTGGGAGTCTGCTCCTCTGTGGACAACTGCCGCCTTTTCATTGGGGGCATCCCCAAAACCAAGAAACGtgaggagatcctggaggagGTCTCTAAGGTGACTGAAGGGGTAATAGATGTGATAGTCTACGCCAGTGCGGCAGATAAGATGAAGAACCGAGGTTTTGCATTTGTAGAGTACGAGTCCCACCGCGCAGCAGCGATGGCTCGCAGGAAGCTGATGCCTGGACGCATCCAGCTCTGGGGCCATCAGATTGCGGTGGACTGGGCCGAGCCAGAGATTGACGTGGATGAGGATGTTATGGAGACAGTGAAGATCCTCTATGTAAGGAATCTTATGATGGAAACCAGCGAAGAGACAATCAGAAAG GTGTTTAGCCAGTGGAATCCTGGATGTGTTGAGCGGGTGAAGAAAATCCGAGACTACGCTTTCGTCCACTTTAACTCTAGAGACGATGCAGTCCTGGCAATGAACCACCTCAATGGCACCGAGGTTGAAGGCTCCTGCATAGAGGTGACGCTCGCCAAGCCGGTGGATAAAGAGCAGTACTCACGCCAAAAGGCCTCCAAGGGGGCCCCCGCCACTCCAGAAGCTACTCAACAAAATTATGTTTACCAGTGTGATCCATATACATTGGCCTACTATGGTTATCCCTACAACACTCTAATTGGACCCAACAGGGAATACTTCATCAAAG GATCCCAAATGATACAGAACCATG TGGCTCTGTCGGCTCTGGGCGCTCAGTACCCAGTGTTCAGTGCACCACCTGCAGCCAAGCTGATGGAGGAAGGGAAGGTGCACACAGTGGAGCACCTTATCAATCCTCTGGCCATGCAACACCCTGAGCACACCaacactcctgctgctgccacagtccttcctgctgtctccactcctccacccttCCAG GGCCGTCCTATCACCCCCGTCTATGCAATGGCCCATAATGTACAGCGTATTCCAACAGCTGGGGGCCTGTATGGAGCGGGTTACATCCCAATTGCAAACTACGCTGCCAACTCTGCAGCTCTGGCAGCTCTGCAGAAGAACGCAGCGGTTGCAGCTGCAGCGTATGGAGGATACTCCACCTACACCGTCCCACAAGCCTTCCCAACAACCGCCTTCCAGCTGCCTATCCACGATGTCTACCAGACATATTGA